From a single Solanum dulcamara chromosome 4, daSolDulc1.2, whole genome shotgun sequence genomic region:
- the LOC129886278 gene encoding uncharacterized protein LOC129886278, which produces MALLSSSSKGVVVSLPVLVLSGAAFSAVFFFFLFSSPPPCNCPVTPITTVVGGDGGSRSGTGERISTSSEDIEWVKKQIEGNGLHMADNVLRKGINPRTRQQQLQDLLQFKGISHYEVEQTNNHTALPCPGELLVEQHHSNYGEPWAGGRDVFEFLAESAHLTPNSQVLEIGCGTLRVGLHFIRYLNPAHFHCLERDELSLMAAFRYELPSQGLLHKRPLIVRGEDMDFSKFGSGSMYDLIYASAVFLHIPDKLVWVGLERLAGKLKPLEGRIFVSHNIKFCSRLRGEECTKRLNDLGLEYIGKFTHDSLLFNHYEIWFGFRRFRA; this is translated from the exons ATGGCTCTGCTATCATCATCGTCGAAGGGAGTGGTGGTATCTCTGCCGGTGCTGGTCCTCTCTGGCGCCGCCTTTTCCGCtgtattcttcttctttcttttttcctcacCACCACCGTGTAATTGCCCTGTCACTCCAATAACCACCGTAGTCGGTGGCGATGGTGGCTCCAGATCCGGCACCGGAGAACGGATATCGACGTCATCAGAGGATATAGAGTGGGTGAAGAAACAGATCGAGGGTAATGGACTCCATATGGCGGATAATGTGCTGCGCAAAGGGATCAACCCTCGTACTCGCCAACAACAGCTCCAGGATCTTCTTCA GTTCAAGGGCATATCACATTATGAAGTAGAACAAACAAATAATCACACTGCCCTTCCTTGTCCTGGTGAACTCCTCGTAGAACAACACCATAGCAATTATGGAGAACCATGGGCAGGAGGGAGGGATGTTTTTGAATTTCTTGCAGAGTCGGCCCATCTAACCCCAAATTCCCAAGTTCTTGAGATTGGATGCGGGACTCTTCGTGTTGGATTACATTTCATCCGGTATTTGAACCCAGCACACTTCCACTGTCTTGAGAGAGATGAACTTTCTTTAATGGCTGCATTCAGATATGAGCTTCCATCTCAAGGCTTATTACACAAGCGTCCCCTCATTGTTAGAGGTGAAGACATGGATTTCAGTAAATTTGGATCTGGAAGTATGTATGATCTGATTTATGCAAGTGCTGTTTTTCTTCATATCCCTGATAAACTTGTTTGGGTTGGTTTGGAGCGGTTAGCTGGTAAATTGAAACCTCTAGAAGGTCGAATCTTTGTGTCACATAATATCAAGTTCTGTTCACGATTGAGAGGAGAAGAATGCACAAAGAGGTTGAATGATTTAGGGCTAGAGTATATTGGCAAGTTTACACATGATAGTTTGCTATTCAATCACTATGAAATTTGGTTT
- the LOC129884692 gene encoding agamous-like MADS-box protein AGL61, whose amino-acid sequence MGTGKKKIEIEKITKETSRMVTFSKRRKGLFKKAKELESMTGSRVASIVFSPTGRPYTCGDVNSAIKRNFSTSSRCTEQSMSGLNSNHSNSDTSDDVVVVSGGSSSSESKSSSTPTRNALRDWVEGIDAEGCENLNQLIMLKEQLEGTRENIISIEDVESFQALFM is encoded by the coding sequence ATGGGCACAGGGAAGAAGAAAATAGAGATCGAGAAAATCACAAAGGAAACTTCTAGAATGGTGACATTCTCGAAAAGACGAAAAGGGCTTTTTAAAAAAGCTAAAGAACTTGAATCAATGACGGGTTCTCGTGTTGCTTCGATTGTTTTTTCACCCACTGGAAGGCCTTATACTTGCGGAGACGTTAATTCTGCTATAAAGAGGAATTTTTCTACTAGTAGTAGATGTACTGAACAATCAATGTCCGGGCTAAATTCTAATCATTCAAATTCTGATACTTCTGATGATGTTGTTGTAGTTTCTGGCGGATCTTCCTCCTCGGAGTCGAAATCATCATCGACCCCGACGAGAAATGCTCTCCGTGATTGGGTGGAGGGTATAGATGCTGAAGGATGTGAAAATTTGAATCAACTCATAatgttgaaagaacaattggaaggaACCAGAGAAAACATTATTTCCATTGAAGATGTTGAGTCCTTTCAAGCTTTGTTTATGTAA
- the LOC129884691 gene encoding MADS-box transcription factor 23-like, translating into MVGTGKKKIEIKKITKENSRMVTFSKRRKGLFNKAKEVESMTGSRVASVVFSPTGRLSTYGDVESAIQRHFPSTSDAVVVVSDGSSRSRSSSTPRKNGLRKWVEGIDVKGCQNLNQLLMLKKQLEGTRDKILSNEDAESFEALFA; encoded by the coding sequence ATGGTAGGCACAGGGAAGAAGAAGATAGAGATCAAGAAAATCACAAAAGAGAATTCAAGAATGGTAACATTCTCGAAAAGAAGGAAAGGACTTTTCAACAAAGCTAAAGAAGTCGAATCCATGACAGGTTCTCGTGTTGCCTCTGTTGTTTTTTCACCCACAGGAAGGCTTTCTACTTATGGAGACGTTGAATCTGCTATCCAGAGGCATTTTCCTAGCACATCTgatgctgttgttgttgtttctgaTGGATCCTCGAGGTCGAGATCATCATCCACTCCGAGAAAGAATGGTCTCCGTAAATGGGTGGAAGGTATAGATGTGAAAGGATGTCAAAATTTGAATCAGCTCTTAATGTTGAAGAAACAATTGGAAGGAACCAGAGACAAGATTCTTTCCAATGAAGATGCTGAGTCGTTTGAAGCTTTGTTTGCGTAG